The stretch of DNA AAGCGATCGAGAAGCTGGAACCGTGGGAGAAGAAGCTGCTGGATCAGGGCAAGCACCTGTACCTGGTGGACTTCTCCAACTTGGGCGGCATGGTGATGCCGTTGATTCTGGAAGTTGAACTGAAGAGCGGCAAGAAGTACATCGAGCGCGTGCCGGCCGAAGTATGGCGCTACTCGCCGAAGAAGATCACCAAGCTGATTGTGACCGATGAACCGATGGTAGGCCTGACCCAGGACCCGTACTGGGAAACCGCCGACATCGATACGTCCAACAATTCGTGGCCACGTAAAGTCTCGCAATCGCGCCTGGAGCTGTTCAAGACCGAGCGTGACCGCAATAACCTGATGCGCGACTTCAACACGCCACTGAAAAAGGACGAGAAGAAGTGATCGCACGCCGCCTGCGCGCGGTGGTAGCAACCATGCTGGCCGCAGCCAGCATGGCCGCATCTGCCCATAACTTCCACATGGGCATAGCGGATATCAGCTACAACCAGCGCACCGGCAGCACCGAGATCGTGCACACCTATACGGGGCACGATCTCGCCGCGCTGCTGACGAATCTCTACGGCCGCCAGTTCGATCTGGGCCGACCGGACAGCGAAGCACCGCTGCGCCGCTACGTGGAAAAACAATTCACCGTCACCGACCAGGATGGCAAAAGCCTGTCGCTGCAATGGGTCGGCGCCAAGGTCGATGCCGACAGCATCATGATTTACCAGGAACTCAAAGGCGTAAAACTGACAAAAGGTAGCCGCATCCACAACGCTTTGCTGATAGACTTCCTGCCGTCGCAAAGAAACACCGTTAATGTGGAAACCGATGGCACCGTCAAAACACTCTTCTTCGATCAAGACAGCATCGATCAAATCGCCCCTTAAATATACTTTGCTGTTGGCCCTGGGTTCCGCCCAGGCCGACGACCAGATCCTGCAACGGGTCTTTGTCGATGGCTCGCG from Duganella dendranthematis encodes:
- a CDS encoding DUF6702 family protein codes for the protein MIARRLRAVVATMLAAASMAASAHNFHMGIADISYNQRTGSTEIVHTYTGHDLAALLTNLYGRQFDLGRPDSEAPLRRYVEKQFTVTDQDGKSLSLQWVGAKVDADSIMIYQELKGVKLTKGSRIHNALLIDFLPSQRNTVNVETDGTVKTLFFDQDSIDQIAP